The following proteins are co-located in the Telopea speciosissima isolate NSW1024214 ecotype Mountain lineage chromosome 9, Tspe_v1, whole genome shotgun sequence genome:
- the LOC122638733 gene encoding protein AGENET DOMAIN (AGD)-CONTAINING P1-like → MAFRIGGPVEICSKEEGFVGSYYSAEIIFPVEKTHFLVEYKNLLAQDGNRLLREIVRTDEVRPYPPAIQVSKFGLFDRVDTYDKDGWWVGRITRKNKSGYHVYFEITGEEIAYSVSQ, encoded by the coding sequence ATGGCATTCCGAATTGGTGGCCCGGTTGAAATCTGCAGCAAAGAAGAGGGGTTCGTGGGTTCTTACTACTCTGCAGAGATTATCTTTCCAGTCGAAAAGACTCATTTCCTGGTAGAATATAAGAATCTTTTAGCCCAAGATGGGAATCGATTGTTGAGAGAGATCGTCCGTACTGATGAAGTAAGGCCTTATCCTCCTGCAATTCAAGTTTCTAAGTTTGGTCTGTTCGACAGAGTGGATACCTACGACAAAGATGGATGGTGGGTTGGAAGGATCACTAGAAAAAACAAGTCCGGGTATCATGTGTACTTCGAAATCACTGGAGAAGAAATTGCCTACTCAGTTTCTCAATAG